Proteins encoded in a region of the Pseudomonas sp. GOM7 genome:
- a CDS encoding class I SAM-dependent methyltransferase has translation MTDAALVTLREHLLQALENHPGSETRRLFHGRGRCWPALEQITVDWLSGIVLVMLFREPSPALRPLLMELLQTPQWQASGARGLLLQHRYVQGSESEWLAGEAQTQWPIIEDGLHYLLDLGSKQNSGLFLDMRLGRQWVRQQAAGKRVLNLFAYTCGFSVAAIAGGAERVVNLDMARAALSRGRENHRLNGHDLGRVEFLGHELFKSWGKVRKSGPYDLVIIDPPSFQKGSFALTQDYAKILRRLPELLSEHGTVLACVNDPDIGPGFLVDGMAAEAPQLRFVERLDNPPEFPDISPESGLKALVFQL, from the coding sequence ATGACTGACGCCGCCCTCGTCACCCTGCGCGAGCACCTGCTACAAGCGCTGGAAAACCACCCTGGCAGCGAGACGCGCCGCCTGTTTCATGGCCGTGGTCGCTGCTGGCCGGCTCTGGAGCAGATCACCGTCGACTGGCTGTCCGGCATCGTTCTGGTGATGCTGTTTCGCGAGCCGTCGCCAGCGCTGCGACCGCTGCTGATGGAACTACTGCAGACGCCGCAATGGCAGGCCAGCGGCGCCCGTGGCCTGCTGCTGCAGCACCGTTATGTGCAGGGTAGCGAAAGCGAATGGCTGGCCGGCGAGGCGCAGACGCAATGGCCGATCATCGAGGACGGCCTGCACTACCTGCTCGACCTGGGCAGCAAGCAGAACAGCGGTCTGTTCCTCGACATGCGCCTGGGCCGCCAGTGGGTGCGCCAGCAGGCCGCCGGCAAGCGCGTGCTCAACCTGTTCGCCTATACCTGCGGTTTCTCCGTGGCGGCCATCGCTGGCGGTGCCGAGCGGGTGGTCAATCTGGATATGGCCCGCGCCGCACTGTCGCGAGGGCGTGAGAACCATCGCCTGAACGGCCATGACCTGGGCCGGGTGGAGTTTCTCGGCCACGAGCTGTTCAAGTCCTGGGGTAAGGTGCGCAAGAGTGGGCCTTATGACCTGGTGATCATCGACCCGCCAAGCTTCCAGAAAGGCAGCTTCGCCCTCACCCAGGACTACGCCAAGATTCTCCGGCGCCTGCCCGAGCTGCTCAGCGAGCACGGCACGGTGCTGGCCTGCGTCAATGACCCGGATATCGGCCCGGGCTTTCTTGTCGATGGCATGGCCGCCGAGGCGCCGCAGTTGCGCTTCGTCGAGCGCCTGGACAACCCGCCGGAGTTTCCCGATATCTCGCCCGAGAGCGGCCTCAAGGCGCTGGTGTTCCAGTTGTAG
- a CDS encoding FKBP-type peptidyl-prolyl cis-trans isomerase → MTDQLIIEDLQPGDGKAVVKGALITTQYRGWLADGTEFDSSFSRGKPFQCVIGTGRVIKGWDQGLMGMQVGGKRKLQVPAHLGYGEHSVGSIPPNSDLTFEIELLEVLTRDD, encoded by the coding sequence ATGACTGACCAACTGATCATCGAAGACCTGCAACCGGGCGACGGCAAGGCCGTGGTCAAGGGTGCCCTGATCACCACCCAGTACCGTGGCTGGCTGGCCGACGGCACGGAGTTCGACTCGTCCTTCTCGCGTGGCAAACCCTTCCAGTGCGTGATCGGCACCGGCCGGGTGATCAAGGGTTGGGATCAGGGCCTGATGGGCATGCAGGTGGGCGGCAAGCGCAAGCTGCAGGTGCCGGCGCACCTCGGTTATGGCGAACACAGCGTGGGCTCGATTCCACCCAATTCCGACCTGACCTTCGAGATCGAGCTGCTGGAAGTGCTGACCCGCGATGACTGA
- a CDS encoding group II truncated hemoglobin has translation MSDTPPYGTLDASYQAAGGIDGLRRLVDDFYRLMDERPEAAALRALHPADLSAARDKLACFLSGWLGGPRLFAEKYGSISIPAFHAQWPVDAALAQAWLDCMAGAIALQDYDPAFADYLLTQLRVPAQRILQAAHNRHGTRHD, from the coding sequence ATGAGCGACACCCCTCCCTACGGCACTCTCGATGCCTCCTACCAGGCCGCTGGCGGCATCGATGGCCTGCGCCGGCTGGTCGACGACTTCTACCGGCTAATGGACGAGCGCCCCGAGGCCGCCGCTCTGCGCGCGCTACACCCGGCCGACCTGAGCGCCGCCCGCGACAAGCTGGCGTGCTTCTTGAGCGGCTGGTTGGGCGGGCCGCGCCTGTTCGCCGAGAAGTACGGCAGCATCAGCATCCCCGCCTTCCATGCCCAGTGGCCGGTGGACGCCGCCCTCGCCCAAGCCTGGCTGGACTGCATGGCCGGCGCCATCGCCCTGCAAGACTATGACCCAGCCTTCGCCGACTACCTGCTGACCCAGTTGCGCGTGCCTGCGCAGCGCATCCTCCAGGCCGCCCATAACCGACACGGAACCCGACATGACTGA